The Henningerozyma blattae CBS 6284 chromosome 7, complete genome region TATTGTGTTGTTCGATTGTCATATAATACAGTCTTTGTCTCATTAgttcataataataatttttttctcttctGTCTTTCTATTTTACTCCGTTACTTGGTATTATAGATAATTAATCACATTccattgaaatatatactTAAACtaagtattaaaaaaattacaatagATTGGTATCAAATATGTCGAGTGGTATCCATCAAAGAGCTCCGTCGAGCTCTACTTCTGATGCATTGAAACCATTCCCCTCATATGGTGGCAATTCTACCACAACTGGCGCTGCCACTAATACAGCAAACTccaacaacaataacagTTCTTCTTCCAATAATAACGctataattaataataacctTGCCAATGTGGCCTCTTCAAACTTGGGAAACGTATCAAGAACAAATACTTTAATATCTACGCATTCTACAGGCACCTCTAAAGATTATATCGAAAATTCAAGTATTATAAGTAGTTCTAGTAATACAAACAATTTAAGTCAAGCGATTTCAAATAGTTCTATGGTGTATCAAGCTGAACCAGTCAAGGATCATAGAAGGAGACGTTCCTCTTCCATCATATCTCATGTAGAACCAGAAACtttagaagatgaaaatgatcAATTCCTATTACCAAATATGAATGCCACTTGGGTCGATCAAAGAGGTGCTTGGATCATTCATATAGTCATTATCattctattgaaattattttataatctATTGCCAGGTGTTACAAATGAATGGTCTTGGACTTTAACCAATATGACTTATGTCATTGGTTCATATATAATGTTTCATATGATTAAAGGTACACCTTTCGATTTCAATGGTGGTGCCTTTGACAATCTAACCATGTGGGAACAAATCAATGATGAGACGCTATATACTCCTGCAAGAAAATTCCTAATCACTGTACCAATTGCTTTATTCTTAGTTAGTGCACATTATTCCCATTATGATTTCCATTTATTTGCTTGGAATTTAACtttaactttattattagcagTGGTTCCAAAATTACCAGTTACTCATAGACTAAGAATCTTTATTCCAGGTTTAACAGAACCTGCTCAAATTAAATAAGctcttcattttcatatttcaaTTGTGCTTTTTTCCCCTCCTTCAagcaaaaagaaaaattaaaaaaaataaataaataaataaaataatacacTACTACTATATACACATAtctatatagatatatatatatttgctTATTTTACACTTTGAActaaattgaattaatgaaattagttaaattgaggaaaaataaaaaaatttataatatgcattggaaaattaaaatcattaagGTTTCTTTGAAACCTGTCATACTGAATAgagtttttaaattatggaattaataaaagatatacatatatagaTAGATACAAACCGCATTAAGTTgataaaagaatattgaTTAGACAACTGTTCTCTTATAATTTTTGCATAGCAGCAACATCAGTAGATTGAACAtgatcttcatcatcttcaatagCTTGTTGTAAATCATCCATAGAGACCTTGGCATCTTCAACAACACAGTTGATTTGTAACTTCTTGATACCAAAACCGATTGGGATGAATTGGGAAGCACCCCAAACTAAACCATCCATTTCGACGGCCTTAACATTGGCAAGCATTTCATCCAAATTGGTTTCATCATCCCATGGTTTGACATCCAAAGTGATGATAGACTTAGCAGCTGGCTTAGCTGGCTTAGCAGCCTTTCTAGCAGCGTAATCAGCTAATCTTTGGgcctttaatttttcagcGGCTTCATCAACTTCGTCATCATCAGAACCGAATAAATCAACGTCATcgtcatcttcttcttcgtTGGAAGCGGAAGCAGAAGCGGCTGGGAAAGATTCGAATTCATCAGCCAAGGCAGCAATGTGGTTGAACCATCTGGAGAATTGTGGGAATTCCTTTTGGAAAGCCTTGAAAGCAACAACATCAGCTTGAGTAGCATAAGTACTAAACAAATAAgagtagaaaaaaaatttatgatataaaatcataaaaataaaattgttagttctaaaatattctatgatggaaaaaaaaatgataatttctttttctttcttaatGTATTTCTCTAATGATAAGATCAGATATCGTGAAATTAATCACATCTCTTTTGTCACTCATACCAGGGGTCTTACTTCCTGTCATAAACACGGACCAAAGAATTAAGTTCATCAGTAACAATTAGATGAaaaaactgaaaaaaaaaagttcgaaaattattatcattagtAATTATCgtaattgtaataatataacaTACCCTTCAATGTAGGACTTGTCAGCCAAAGCAGCGTTCAACTTAGATAAAGTTTCGATCTTAGAGAAGTCGGAATAAgacattttttattaatgtaTTCTTCTATGAGGGAAAAAGGTGTGAAAAATGAGAGGCAAGTTGGATCAACAATAATTAACGagtttaaatattaattaaaacaagAATTGAATACTCAcgtttcaaaatattaaatgatgtatttaaatgaaactCTAAAAAcaacgaaaaaaaaaaaaggtcttggtgaaattttttttcgcAAAAGGCTCTGCACTCGATTTCTTTCGATgagtgaaaaaatttttttttttccaccGAAATTAGAaccaaaaaattcaatGTCCTTCTGAGAATGAAGTGCTGGATGAAAAGGGCAATTTTGAATACAAATGGTAATTGACCACGGTTTTGTGAAACTTTTTAATAGGGTTAGAAAAGAATGCATTTGAAACTACATTTTAGCATACTCAAAATAATTGGTCAAGAGTTCGTATCATCAGATGGAAAGAGGAAAGGTACCCTTGCCAGGTAGTAATGGTAACCCGTACAAGCATCATTATTAGCTAGGTGCGCACATACTAGGGCATTTCATTCAAGTAAGAGCAAGAGATAGAACTGGCATTATTTACCAATATTAGATTATAAGTTTATTCAATTAGACCTAGTTTGTCTTTGTTTTACTATCTGAAAATGGTCCAAGCTGGAAGGCAAAGCCTATCATGTAGCATCCTAGTCATCTTCGGATGAgtagaattaaaataacGATAGCCTGATCTTGCTTATTGTACATTTCTTAGCTTTCTTGAAAGataaacaagaaaaagagTATCGTAAAACATGATAATACAATTCAAGTAAATGCCCTTTTATGGTAAAATCACGTGATCGTTATTTTTGAACGATCTTTGGATTTCTTTCATTTAATCGATAATTTCGAAATGGAGAATTACCGCGAATAATAAGCTTTctagaaattgaaaaatgataaacaTGTTTGattagttttaaaaataattctaatcaCAATTAAGGTATTGCTAGATACCGCTTTGAAAATACATCAAgctaatattttttgtctttccatattttatttcaatataattGAGCACGTTAAGTAATGTCAGGGTCCAATCAAGATCTATTGCAACCACAGAAGCTGCTGTTACCCCAAGCATATTTGACAAATTTCCataatagaattagaaatgaAGACGTTCCTATGCTGATTACCGCCCAACCTGTAAGGGGTCATAAGAGAGCCAAAGTCGTTAATTATGCTGAGTTTGATAAcgatattttaaatgaatttacCACCAatccaaattcaaataactcaaattctaatatcaatagtaatttaatgaataataatggtaatagtgatctcaataatattaatagtaatgctaataatatgaataatgatattaatatgaaTAGCTTAAATGgctttaataataatttaattggtaatatcaatttaatgaataGTCTTAatcttaatattaataatatgaatatgaataataatttatcaactTCAAATTCACTATTGAATATCGATAATCATGATTTTTTACTAGATCCATCTAGAAATATCTCCAAtctaaatttgaatattggAGATCTTGAAGGAACTGGGttctttaaagatttaaacaataataacaacacAGATGATGCAAATGACCAAATAACTCAAAGCAATACCAACCAATTACTGATGGAAGATGagcttttaaaaaaatctttaccTGATATAAAGGATCaagatgaattaataaatattctaagATATCCAAAGATAAGAGCCACTTTCTCTCAAAGTAAAATTGCTACACCATATAGATTGGATATATCTCCAGAATTATCGATGAATCAACAGGAACAAATTATAATACCaatcaatttaaatattgaacaTGGTGATCATACAATAATAGACTCTTTCACATGGAATGTTAATGATCATTCGTTAACACCAGAGGAATTTGCTACTATTTATATTAGAGACTTAGATTTTAGTAATTCCTCTTCATTACACTCTCAAATTGTATCTTCAATTAATGAACAAATTCAAGAATATGAAACAGTTGCCTCAGTAATGGTGCCAGACTTAcatgtaataataaatttaacttgtagtttagaaaataaaatgtacgaagataattttcaatGGAATTTAACTgataaatcattatcaCCAGAAATTTTTGCAGAAATTGTTGTACAAGATTTAGGGTTAACTAGAGAATTTATGCCATTAATATCTAATGCATTACACGAATACATCTTAAAAGTGAAAAAAGAATGGCTAGAAGGTCAATTAAATCAAGATCATGTACCCAATGGTGCTGCATTTGGTTACCTGTCAGGGTTGAGACTAGATATTGATGAACTAGGTGCAAATTGGTGTCCAAGAGTGGAAGAATTAACTCAAGAGGAAATACAGAAACgtgaaattgaaaaagaaagaaatcTAAGAAGATTGAAAAGAGATGCTGATAGAATGGGTAGAAGAGGTAGGCGTAGATTAGATAATTTGGAGACATCTTTAAGATTGTAGCTATCCCATATATTCAACTATTCGAAATCACGGcatttaatatttactaAAGGTATCTTAgatattaattcaaaaatggCATGCATatgtattttatatatatttataaatattattaaacaattgTATCATTAACATGAAACCTCAAGATCAATATCGTCTATAGGAAATTCATCACCAAGCCATTGAAACACTTCATATTTCGAATTTAATAACTTATTACTATGCATACAAAAACCTTTTCCACTTTCTGGTTTTAAAGTTCCTGTCTTAACCATTggtttaataaaaatcaatcttttaattcgAGAATGAACCAATGCCATTGAACACATAGAACATGGTTCATG contains the following coding sequences:
- the TBLA0G01370 gene encoding uncharacterized protein (similar to Saccharomyces cerevisiae ORM1 (YGR038W) and ORM2 (YLR350W); ancestral locus Anc_4.182) encodes the protein MSSGIHQRAPSSSTSDALKPFPSYGGNSTTTGAATNTANSNNNNSSSSNNNAIINNNLANVASSNLGNVSRTNTLISTHSTGTSKDYIENSSIISSSSNTNNLSQAISNSSMVYQAEPVKDHRRRRSSSIISHVEPETLEDENDQFLLPNMNATWVDQRGAWIIHIVIIILLKLFYNLLPGVTNEWSWTLTNMTYVIGSYIMFHMIKGTPFDFNGGAFDNLTMWEQINDETLYTPARKFLITVPIALFLVSAHYSHYDFHLFAWNLTLTLLLAVVPKLPVTHRLRIFIPGLTEPAQIK
- the EFB1 gene encoding translation elongation factor 1 subunit beta (similar to Saccharomyces cerevisiae EFB1 (YAL003W); ancestral locus Anc_4.130); translation: MSYSDFSKIETLSKLNAALADKSYIEGTYATQADVVAFKAFQKEFPQFSRWFNHIAALADEFESFPAASASASNEEEDDDDVDLFGSDDDEVDEAAEKLKAQRLADYAARKAAKPAKPAAKSIITLDVKPWDDETNLDEMLANVKAVEMDGLVWGASQFIPIGFGIKKLQINCVVEDAKVSMDDLQQAIEDDEDHVQSTDVAAMQKL
- the SFH1 gene encoding Sfh1p (similar to Saccharomyces cerevisiae SFH1 (YLR321C); ancestral locus Anc_4.131) yields the protein MSGSNQDLLQPQKLLLPQAYLTNFHNRIRNEDVPMLITAQPVRGHKRAKVVNYAEFDNDILNEFTTNPNSNNSNSNINSNLMNNNGNSDLNNINSNANNMNNDINMNSLNGFNNNLIGNINLMNSLNLNINNMNMNNNLSTSNSLLNIDNHDFLLDPSRNISNLNLNIGDLEGTGFFKDLNNNNNTDDANDQITQSNTNQLLMEDELLKKSLPDIKDQDELINILRYPKIRATFSQSKIATPYRLDISPELSMNQQEQIIIPINLNIEHGDHTIIDSFTWNVNDHSLTPEEFATIYIRDLDFSNSSSLHSQIVSSINEQIQEYETVASVMVPDLHVIINLTCSLENKMYEDNFQWNLTDKSLSPEIFAEIVVQDLGLTREFMPLISNALHEYILKVKKEWLEGQLNQDHVPNGAAFGYLSGLRLDIDELGANWCPRVEELTQEEIQKREIEKERNLRRLKRDADRMGRRGRRRLDNLETSLRL